A genome region from Eremothecium gossypii ATCC 10895 chromosome VII, complete sequence includes the following:
- the DIP2 gene encoding snoRNA-binding rRNA-processing protein DIP2 (Syntenic homolog of Saccharomyces cerevisiae YLR129W (DIP2)) yields the protein MVKSYQRFEQADVFGVVTANSNCVWLPSQAKNSPGQVITGALEEVKCWEIKTGELLKTMRDGLPPGAIDTKAEKPAEATYLQYHEETFILAVGYADGTIKIWDMQTQTVLIVFHSHSSAITILRFDQTGTRLISGSRDATIILWDLVAETGLCKLRSHKDAITGIWCENDDWLISVSKDGLIKLWDMKVHQCVETHMAHTGECWSLAVKDNMVITANAESEIKLWELDLERPNGSMLLEKGSYEKQSKQRCTELSFTTVADGTTFFYSLNSDKTMEIFRIRSETEIAKALKKREKRFKEKGMSDEEIQESFRNSYANLLLHPFQLVRSLFKLKASSWTVCTPSKLELVITTANNTIEYYSIPYKKKEPLQPTAIKLHSIESPGHRTDLRAADISSDDKLLATASNGNLKVWNIKTKTCIRNLDCGYALCCKFLPGGALVILGTRAGQLQLFDLASSTMLENIEEAHTAAIWSLDLTSDGKRLVTASADKTVKFWDFKVEQELVAGTLDKFVPKMKLIHDTTLDLGEDLLCVKISPEDRFLAVSLLDNTVKVFFLDSMKFFLSLYGHKLPVLSMDISHDSKLIITSSADKNIKIWGLDFGDCHKSLFAHQDSIMNVKFLPESHNFFSCSKDGTVKYWDGNSFDCIQKLYGHQGEVWALAVSSDGQAVVSVSHDRSIRVWEETEDQVFLEEEREKELEEQYEKTLLTSLEGGSGDDAFISNNGDETAGVESTEVHKQTIESLKAGERLMEALDLGITEIDAWEKYEQQMKLWNKKLGDQPTKPQTNAILAALDKTPEAYVMETLSKIKPSQLEDALLVLPFSYVLKFLKFIDIAIKNDVILHKQLPLLCKILIFVVRSNHKELVSQKNEELKMQINRVKDQLRAALRSHVDDLGFNIQGLKFVRNHWNVNHNYDFNDEYDQLAKEKVHSKKRLFPTF from the coding sequence ATGGTTAAGTCATACCAGCGTTTTGAACAGGCAGATGTGTTTGGCGTGGTTACCGCAAACAGCAACTGTGTGTGGTTACCGTCTCAGGCGAAAAATTCACCGGGCCAAGTAATCACCGGCGCTCTCGAAGAGGTCAAATGCTGGGAAATCAAGACTGGCGAACTTCTCAAAACTATGCGGGATGGTCTACCGCCTGGAGCGATTGATACTAAGGCAGAAAAACCAGCAGAAGCGACCTACTTGCAATATCACGAGGAGACTTTCATCTTAGCGGTGGGATATGCGGATGGTACGATCAAAATTTGGGATATGCAAACACAGACCGTGCTGATCGTTTTCCACAGCCACAGCTCTGCTATAACAATTCTAAGATTTGACCAGACTGGGACCAGGCTAATATCGGGTTCGCGTGACGCCACCATAATCTTATGGGATCTTGTGGCCGAGACAGGGCTGTGTAAATTGCGGTCTCACAAGGATGCAATTACTGGTATATGGTGTGAGAATGATGACTGGCTGATTAGTGTGTCTAAGGATGGGTTGATCAAATTGTGGGACATGAAGGTTCACCAATGTGTGGAGACTCATATGGCCCATACAGGAGAATGCTGGTCTCTTGCAGTCAAAGACAATATGGTCATAACTGCAAATGCAGAGTCTGAGATAAAACTTTGGGAACTAGACCTCGAAAGACCCAATGGCAGTATGCTGCTTGAAAAGGGAAGTTACGAAAAACAAAGCAAACAGAGGTGCACCGAATTAAGCTTTACTACAGTGGCAGATGGGACAACTTTCTTCTACTCGCTGAATTCCGACAAAACTATGGAGATATTTAGAATTAGATCCGAAACAGAGATAGCGAAGGCGCTGAAAAAGAGAGAGAAAAGATTCAAGGAAAAAGGTATGAGTGATGAGGAAATTCAAGAAAGCTTCCGTAACTCGTATGCGAACTTACTTTTGCATCCTTTCCAACTCGTAAGGTCCCTATTTAAGCTAAAAGCATCTTCATGGACGGTCTGTACCCCATCTAAATTGGAACTGGTGATCACGACTGCAAACAACACTATAGAGTACTACTCAATCCCATACAAAAAGAAGGAACCGCTCCAGCCTACTGCGATCAAATTGCATAGTATCGAATCGCCGGGCCATAGGACTGATCTACGTGCTGCAGACATCAGTAGCGATGATAAGCTACTAGCAACTGCTTCAAATGGAAACCTAAAGGTCTGGAACATCAAGACTAAAACTTGTATCCGCAATCTTGACTGTGGCTATGCTTTATGCTGTAAGTTTTTACCAGGTGGCGCCTTGGTTATTCTGGGTACAAGAGCGGGCCAACTTCAGCTATTTGATCTCGCATCTTCTACTATGCTAGAAAATATTGAAGAGGCACACACCGCTGCAATCTGGTCTTTAGACCTAACTAGTGATGGGAAGAGGCTAGTGACTGCGTCCGCAGACAAGACTGTCAAATTTTGGGATTTCAAAGTCGAGCAGGAACTAGTAGCGGGAACCCTAGACAAGTTTGTTCCTAAAATGAAGTTAATTCATGACACAACTCTTGACCTCGGAGAGGATCTTTTGTGTGTCAAGATTTCCCCAGAAGACAGGTTTTTGGCTGTCTCTTTGTTAGACAACACTGTGAAGGTATTCTTTTTGGATTCAATGAAGTTCTTCTTAAGTTTATATGGTCACAAACTTCCTGTTCTTTCTATGGATATTTCTCATGACTCAAAACTGATTATCACATCATCTGCAGACAAAAACATTAAGATATGGGGCCTAGATTTTGGTGACTGTCATAAATCGTTGTTTGCACACCAGGACTCTATCATGAACGTCAAATTTCTACCTGAAAGTCATAATTTCTTTAGTTGCAGTAAAGATGGAACGGTAAAGTACTGGGACGGCAATAGCTTTGACTGTATCCAGAAGCTATATGGGCACCAAGGTGAGGTGTGGGCCCTTGCAGTATCAAGCGATGGCCAGGCTGTCGTGTCTGTTTCCCATGATCGTAGTATTAGGGTTTGGGAAGAAACTGAAGATCAAGTTTTCCTAGAAGAAGAGAGGGAAAAAGAATTGGAAGAGCAATATGAAAAAACTCTATTGACTTCCCTAGAGGGCGGCTCCGGTGATGATGCTTTTATCTCCAATAATGGAGATGAAACTGCGGGTGTCGAGTCCACTGAAGTGCATAAGCAAACTATTGAGTCCTTAAAAGCTGGTGAAAGGCTCATGGAAGCTTTGGATTTGGGCATAACTGAAATTGATGCATGGGAGAAATATGAACAGCAAATGAAATTGTGGAATAAAAAATTAGGCGACCAGCCTACGAAACCACAAACTAATGCTATCCTTGCCGCCCTGGATAAGACACCCGAGGCCTACGTGATGGAAACATTGTCGAAAATCAAACCATCTCAGCTAGAGGATGCTCTCCTAGTCCTTCCCTTCTCATATGTTCTGAAGTTTCTGAAGTTTATTGACATTGCAATCAAGAATGATGTTATCTTGCACAAACAGCTACCATTGCTGTGCAAAATCCTGATCTTTGTTGTGCGATCCAACCATAAGGAGCTCGTTTCGCAGAAAAATGAAGAGTTGAAAATGCAAATCAATAGAGTGAAAGATCAACTGAGGGCCGCACTGCGCTCTCATGTCGATGACCTTGGCTTCAATATCCAGGGTCTGAAATTCGTAAGGAACCACTGGAACGTTAACCATAACTACGATTTCAACGATGAATATGATCAATTAGCGAAGGAGAAAGTCCACTCAAAGAAGCGTCTCTTCCCAACTTTTTAA
- the USB1 gene encoding phosphoric diester hydrolase (Syntenic homolog of Saccharomyces cerevisiae YLR132C (USB1)) encodes MDLVRANYAADSDSDSQGEEDVSCPLPEYISHMFRRAATAGLRLERPHVYAYADVQLSEQQRGILERLVQRANSARVEAEFQPLFYGRLRARRPLHVSLTPALQFSSAAAATACVERMRAGLAGAGVLATALERAPRVLPNCDSSVAYLALPLAPAGRAQAAALTARLGAALAATPGGLTPYDSAAFAAGAHVSVAEDSQNPGLLRYARAKDTPGAAAHLERMETLLQASDTPLPPADAAALQIVCTAVHLTLNGRLQASVALRTQLQPM; translated from the coding sequence ATGGATCTGGTCCGGGCGAACTACGCTGCCGACAGCGACTCAGACAGCCAGGGAGAGGAAGACGTATCTTGCCCCTTGCCTGAATATATCTCACACATGTTCCGAAGAGCTGCAACCGCAGGGCTCAGACTGGAGCGGCCGCACGTATACGCATACGCCGACGTGCAGCTCagcgagcagcagcgcggtATTCTTGAGCGGCTTGTGCAGCGCGCTAACAGCGCACGGGTCGAGGCAGAGTTTCAGCCGCTGTTCTATGGACGGCTGCGGGCGCGACGGCCGTTGCACGTGTCGCTGACGCCCGCGCTGCAgttcagcagcgcggcggcggcgacggcgtGCGTGGAGCGGATGCGCGCGGGGCTGGCGGGCGCGGGTGTGCTCGCGACGGCGCTGGAGCGGGCGCCGCGCGTGCTACCAAACTGCGACAGCTCAGTGGCGTACCTtgcgctgccgctggcgcccgcggggcgcgcgcaggccgcGGCGCTGACCGCGCGTCTcggcgccgcgctcgccgcgACACCTGGGGGCCTCACGCCGTACGACAGTGCGGCCTTTGCGGCCGGCGCGCACGTATCGGTCGCGGAGGACTCGCAGAACCCTGGTCTGCTGCGATACGCTCGCGCGAAGGATACTCcaggcgcggcggcgcatCTCGAGCGCATGGAGACACTGCTGCAGGCCAGCGATACGCCGTTGCCTCCGGCGGACGCAGCCGCACTTCAGATCGTGTGCACGGCCGTTCACCTGACGCTCAACGGTCGACTGCAGGCGAGCGTCGCGTTGCGGACGCAACTGCAGCCCATGTAA
- a CDS encoding C2H2-type zinc finger protein (Syntenic homolog of Saccharomyces cerevisiae YDR146C (SWI5) and YLR131C (ACE2)), which translates to MAGEPWSIDPTALLHTHSNTGGDANARQGERVSLNLDYAAKDAVGELGLAVEAESEYFELGTENYEDIDEFLTQELRDLDIPVAPAPGGCAGLVEPPACYPKRPEEEDVGIFASALDWTALEHVGSDSRTEPEQCVDRRTGRRTPSGTAIFGFSRHNKTLNIGAGGIAGDDPERGELLDVKEKQSLPAMSSLIIKQQEELGLALERQKEMNRQLEEQLKITQLQQKQLQAVLNQQESAGRKLGGNTSIMTPLHHPQEYDSVLLASASRSGGYTFPILSEEEEDDDKEPPDTVLTGSRATLNGSPRKQYLPLQETGALDTLGAVSPRGTAMDKLPPKTVPPISIERPLKLFPTGVQQQQHHQQQQQQQQQQQQQQQQQQQHGKQPCLIRQTFTVGSIDSGLGDQSPLSPRHQLVASSPKLAYESSVTPVLHRNSKSLSSTPSTVFVPAEPESELSITSGKLQRPTTIGLGLHYHDSQQPLVQTTNRPVSMGMLPSYKSKAFSGKESLSPPGYPQKYRFQQTPLRDSPQRVMPIGSGRSSGSYPMNPNLFEMMKSPQLRPPGGAYYTHCRTRSDSTEYAEDRVPEFVHAKSPSPILLSQEKFDKTHQFHGVSGTLGGSVMNGVGCKKVFDGHRPPGQYMGQSSIYSPERSSPMKKASNLPQGEIDQYIKKLQDKTFQCLYPECGKLFNRRYNIRSHIQTHLEDRPFRCDHEGCTKAFVRNHDLIRHKKTHAEKTFTCPCGKKFSREDALLTHRTRMICVGGKKFDNIVIKKSPRKRGRPKKEGSSAHNSPVKDVLARDYSGTVTLKMEKQLQKEPVNPDLLQVPGSTPKAKITMTPVALRGFITSP; encoded by the coding sequence ATGGCTGGTGAGCCTTGGAGTATTGATCCGACAGCGCTACTGCACACGCATAGCAATACGGGCGGGGATGCGAACGCACGGCAAGGCGAGCGGGTGAGCTTGAACCTGGATTACGCGGCGAAGGACGCGGTGGGCGAGCTGGGACTGGCCGTGGAGGCTGAGTCGGAGTACTTCGAGCTGGGGACGGAAAACTACGAGGACATCGACGAGTTCTTGACGCAGGAGCTGCGGGATCTGGATATCCCGGTAGCCCCGGCGCCGGGGGGATGTGCGGGCCTAGTGGAGCCCCCAGCTTGCTATCCGAAACGGcccgaggaggaggacgtgGGTATTTTTGCCAGCGCGTTGGACTGGACAGCGCTGGAACACGTTGGATCCGATTCGCGAACCGAGCCCGAGCAGTGCGTGGACCGCAGAACAGGCCGGCGGACCCCTAGTGGTACAGCAATATTCGGATTCTCGAGACACAACAAGACCTTAAACATAGGAGCTGGAGGAATTGCGGGCGACGATCCGGAGCGAGGAGAGTTGCTCGACGTGAAGGAGAAGCAGAGCCTGCCAGCCATGAGCAGCTTGATCATCaagcagcaggaggagTTGGGCTTGGCACTGGAGCgccagaaggaaatgaATCGGCAGCTGGAGGAGCAACTAAAGATCACGCAACTTCAGCAGAAGCAGCTTCAGGCGGTGCTCAACCAACAGGAGTCTGCCGGCCGGAAGCTGGGAGGAAACACATCGATCATGACGCCATTGCATCACCCTCAAGAATATGATAGCGTTCTGCTTGCATCAGCTTCCAGGTCGGGTGGTTACACTTTTCCAATCCTAAGcgaggaagaagaagatgatGACAAAGAGCCGCCAGATACCGTCCTGACCGGCTCGCGTGCAACTTTGAATGGGTCTCCCCGGAAACAGTACTTGCCGTTGCAGGAGACCGGTGCGTTGGATACACTCGGTGCTGTTTCTCCTCGCGGCACTGCTATGGATAAATTACCGCCGAAGACTGTGCCTCCAATTTCAATTGAGAGACCGTTGAAGCTCTTTCCCACGGGAGtgcagcaacagcagcaccatcaacagcaacagcagcaacagcaacagcagcaacagcaacagcaacagcagcagcaacatGGTAAACAGCCATGCCTTATCAGACAAACATTTACAGTGGGATCCATTGATTCGGGACTGGGAGATCAAAGTCCACTAAGCCCCCGCCACCAATTGGTCGCTTCATCGCCAAAACTTGCATACGAATCATCGGTCACCCCTGTCTTGCACCGGAACTCCAAATCCTTGTCTTCTACCCCGTCTACTGTCTTCGTCCCAGCTGAACCTGAATCTGAACTTTCAATCACTTCTGGCAAGTTACAACGTCCTACAACGATTGGTCTCGGGTTACACTATCATGATTCTCAACAACCTCTGGTACAGACAACAAATCGACCAGTTTCTATGGGAATGCTCCCCAGTTATAAAAGTAAAGCATTTAGTGGTAAGGAATCGCTTTCGCCTCCAGGATATCCTCAGAAATATCGCTTCCAGCAAACCCCGCTCCGGGATTCGCCGCAACGTGTAATGCCTATAGGTTCCGGGCGGAGTTCAGGATCGTATCCAATGAACCCAAACCTATTTGAAATGATGAAGTCTCCACAACTGAGACCGCCAGGTGGCGCCTACTATACCCATTGTCGAACAAGGTCGGACTCCACCGAATATGCAGAAGATAGGGTCCCAGAATTTGTGCATGCAAAGAGTCCATCACCAATTCTCCTCTCCCAAGAGAAATTTGATAAGACGCATCAATTCCATGGTGTTTCGGGCACTCTAGGAGGTAGTGTAATGAATGGGGTGGGATGCAAGAAAGTCTTTGATGGACACCGTCCGCCAGGTCAATATATGGGGCAATCTTCCATATACAGCCCCGAACGCTCGTCGCCAATGAAGAAGGCGAGTAACTTGCCGCAAGGTGAAATTGACCAGTACATAAAGAAGCTCCAGGATAAGACTTTCCAATGCTTATATCCGGAATGCGGCAAGCTTTTTAACAGGCGTTATAATATTCGATCGCACATCCAGACGCATTTGGAGGATAGACCGTTCCGTTGCGACCACGAGGGCTGCACGAAGGCATTTGTCCGCAACCACGACCTGATAAGACATAAAAAAACACACGCAGAAAAAACGTTTACTTGCCCATGCGGCAAGAAATTCAGTCGTGAAGATGCGTTGCTCACTCACCGGACCAGAATGATATGCGTGGGCGGCAAAAAATTTGATAATATCGTAATCAAGAAGTCCCCGAGGAAGCGTGGCAGACCTAAGAAAGAAGGCAGTAGTGCACATAACAGCCCGGTAAAAGATGTTCTTGCAAGAGATTACTCCGGCACTGTCACTCTCAAAATGGAGAAACAGCTTCAGAAGGAGCCAGTTAATCCTGACCTACTGCAGGTTCCAGGTTCCACTCCCAAAGCAAAAATTACTATGACCCCAGTCGCACTACGTGGATTTATAACAAGTCCGTAG
- the KGD2 gene encoding dihydrolipoyl transsuccinylase (Syntenic homolog of Saccharomyces cerevisiae YDR148C (KGD2)), which yields MLRSTLRVTSRAARPLAASMGRSSAVHAGAAAQAKLYSQIQMGAMHGPALQHLCGLRYASTSVQVPPMAESLTEGSLKEFTKQVGEYIEQDELLATIETDKIDIEVNAPVSGTVTKLNFKPEDTVTVGEELAQIEEGAAPAGGQKPAAKEETSAPQEAAPASPAAKEEKPQAAKPAQAAPAKEQPKQAAAQSSTVSAGASVSGFARTERRVKMNRMRMRIAERLKEAQNTAASLTTFNEVDMSALLEMRKLYKDEILKTKGVKFGFMGLFAKAVALAQKEVPAVTGGIEGDQLVYRDYTDISIAVATPKGLVTPVVRNVESLSVLEIEQEISRLGQKAREGKITLEDMAGGNFTISNGGVFGSLYGTPIINTPQTAVLGLHGVKERPVTVNGQIVSRPMMYLALTYDHRMLDGREGVTFLKTIKELIEDPRKMLLV from the coding sequence ATGTTGAGATCTACCCTACGTGTAACAAGCAGGGCGGCCAGGCCATTGGCAGCGTCCATGGGCAGAAGCAGCGCAGTACAcgccggcgcggccgcgcaggcCAAGCTATACAGCCAGATCCAGATGGGCGCTATGCACGGCCCGGCGTTGCAGCACCTATGTGGACTGCGGTACGCCTCGACGTCAGTGCAGGTGCCACCCATGGCCGAGTCGTTGACGGAGGGTTCGCTCAAGGAGTTCACAAAACAGGTGGGCGAGTATATCGAACAGGACGAGCTTTTGGCGACGATTGAGACGGATAAGATCGACATCGAGGTCAACGCGCCCGTGTCCGGGACTGTTACAAAGTTGAACTTCAAGCCCGAGGACACAGTGACCGTTGGCGAGGAGTTGGCACAGATTGAGGAGGGCGCCGCTCCGGCAGGTGGGCAGAAGCCTGCCGCGAAAGAGGAGACGTCTGCTCCACAGGAAGCCGCTCCGGCGTCGCCTGCGGCAAAGGAGGAGAAGCCACAGGCCGCCAAGCCCGCGCAGGCCGCCCCTGCCAAGGAGCAGCCAAAGCAAGCGGCCGCGCAGAGCTCTACCGTGAGCGCCGGCGCTTCTGTCAGCGGTTTTGCGCGTACTGAGCGCAGGGTGAAAATGAACCGCATGAGGATGAGAATCGCTGAGCGGTTAAAGGAGGCACAGAACACCGCGGCCTCTTTGACCACCTTCAACGAGGTCGACATGTCCGCACTTCTTGAGATGCGCAAGCTGTACAAGGACGAGATCTTGAAAACCAAGGGCGTCAAGTTCGGCTTCATGGGCCTCTTTGCGAAGGCAGTTGCTCTAGCCCAGAAGGAGGTTCCTGCCGTCACCGGTGGGATTGAGGGTGACCAGCTTGTCTACCGCGACTACACCGACATTTCGATCGCTGTTGCAACCCCCAAGGGTCTCGTCACGCCTGTGGTGCGGAATGTCGAGTCTCTCTCCGTCCTAGAGATTGAGCAGGAGATTTCAAGATTGGGCCAGAAGGCCCGTGAGGGGAAGATCACCCTAGAGGACATGGCCGGTGGCAACTTTACCATCTCCAACGGTGGTGTTTTCGGCTCCTTATACGGCACTCCAATCATCAACACCCCACAGACTGCTGTTTTGGGTTTGCACGGCGTAAAAGAGAGACCAGTCACCGTCAATGGCCAGATTGTTTCTAGACCAATGATGTACTTGGCCTTGACTTATGACCACAGAATGCTAGATGGAAGAGAGGGTGTCACGTTCCTAAAGACAATCAAGGAATTGATTGAGGACCCAAGGAAGATGCTCCTTGTTTGA
- a CDS encoding choline/ethanolamine kinase (Syntenic homolog of Saccharomyces cerevisiae YLR133W (CKI1) and YDR147W (EKI1)) — MPHPDARKSRSEVKTAPARSWSRSRSGQRPPSLPRVKSSQRLIRTISIEGRSHDGRAEEGRAEDGDDGLLRLAFGSEKQQYIEVPYVKATLDASLPEEYLRQDVVNMTWNLQVPKWYRPGTRVAPEEVKLVMITGTMTNAIFKVEHPRLPSLLLRVYGPNVESIIDRDYELQTLARLSRQNIGPSLYGCFMNGRFEQFLENATTLTKKDIRDWKTSQRIARRMKEFHCGVPLLDWEKTHYTVLARIDKWLKKMGDSSWIQKKGNLQSTLFVQEWSQFLAVFERYRAWLKSVGELDQSLVFCHNDAQYGNLLFTAPVVATDTSSVGTSTSTPVSGSLFPSESNISLDDIIRPSIHDQSQDSKLVVIDFEYAGPNPAAYDLANHLSEWMADYHCAESYKTFEHKFPKKEEILNFIYSYTSHLSASKQDPIDDKVRELYNSILRWRPCVSLHWAIWGLMQSGELDEPKDLAVAVEGAGPGGEKYIITVDDCESINSIDSCLTDCSAVEEPTAKGADIHSFDYVSYTIEKMCLFYGDLLQLGILSKDDLPPGVQPKFLDSTFL; from the coding sequence ATGCCGCACCCAGACGCACGCAAATCCAGAAGTGAGGTTAAGacagcgccggcgcggtCGTGGTCGCGATCGAGGAGTGGGCAGCGGCCGCCGTCGCTGCCGAGGGTGAAATCGTCGCAACGCCTAATCCGCACAATCAGCATTGAGGGCCGCAGCCACGACGGGCGGGCGGAGGAGGGCCGCGCAGAGGACGGGGACGACGGGTTGCTGCGACTGGCGTTTGGATCGGAGAAGCAGCAGTACATCGAAGTGCCGTACGTGAAGGCGACGCTGGACGCATCGCTGCCGGAGGAGTATCTGCGGCAGGACGTGGTGAACATGACATGGAACCTGCAGGTGCCGAAGTGGTACCGGCCGGGGACGCGGGTGGCGCCGGAGGAGGTGAAGCTAGTGATGATCACGGGGACCATGACCAACGCCATCTTCAAGGTGGAGCACCCGCGGCTGCCGAGCCTGCTGCTTCGAGTGTACGgaccgaacgtggagtcGATCATAGACCGGGACTACGAGTTGCAGACGCTTGCGCGGCTGTCGCGCCAAAACATCGGCCCGTCGCTGTACGGATGTTTTATGAATGGGCGCTTTGAGCAATTCCTGGAGAACGCCACTACGCTTACGAAGAAGGATATCCGCGACTGGAAGACATCGCAGCGGATTGCACGGCGGATGAAGGAGTTCCACTGTGGGGTGCCGCTGCTAGACTGGGAGAAGACGCACTACACGGTGCTGGCCCGCATCGACAAGTGGCTGAAGAAAATGGGAGATTCGAGCTGGATCCAGAAGAAGGGCAATTTACAGAGCACGCTATTTGTGCAGGAGTGGTCGCAGTTCTTGGCTGTTTTCGAGCGGTACCGCGCGTGGCTGAAATCGGTTGGGGAGCTGGATCAGTCTTTAGTGTTTTGCCATAACGACGCTCAGTACGGTAACTTGCTATTTACCGCACCCGTTGTTGCTACGGACACCAGCTCAGTAGGCACGTCGACTAGTACGCCCGTTTCTGGATCGCTATTCCCTAGTGAAAGCAACATCTCTCTGGATGACATCATCCGGCCCTCCATTCATGATCAGTCACAAGACTCAAAGCTGGTGGTGATTGACTTTGAGTATGCTGGACCGAACCCCGCTGCATATGATCTTGCTAACCACCTATCGGAGTGGATGGCAGACTACCACTGTGCCGAGTCCTACAAAACCTTTGAGCACAAGTTTCCGAAGAAGGAGGAGATCCTCAACTTCATTTATTCCTACACTTCCCACCTGTCAGCTAGTAAGCAGGACCCTATTGACGATAAGGTCCGTGAGCTCTACAACAGTATATTGAGATGGAGGCCGTGTGTTTCACTGCATTGGGCTATCTGGGGGCTTATGCAGAGTGGCGAGCTAGATGAACCCAAAGATCTTGCCGTAGCAGTTGAAGGAGCTGGCCCCGGGGGCGAGAAGTACATTATCACCGTCGATGATTGTGAGAGCATTAACAGCATTGATTCCTGCCTGACCGACTGCTCAGCCGTAGAAGAGCCTACCGCGAAGGGTGCAGATATCCACTCCTTCGATTATGTCTCCTACACCATTGAGAAAATGTGCTTGTTCTACGGAGACCTTCTGCAGTTAGGTATCTTATCAAAAGATGACTTACCGCCTGGAGTACAACCGAAGTTCCTAGATAGTACCTTTTTGTAG